From Desulfuromonas soudanensis, the proteins below share one genomic window:
- the mdcB gene encoding triphosphoribosyl-dephospho-CoA synthase MdcB, which produces MNKQPKTHPGPRFFPRPIDRPSPRSIGLAALQSLHQELSAYPKPGLVSPVDSGSHSDMDAATFFRSLFSLRGYFREIALAGMGNAPFAALKELGIAAEERMLKATRGVNTHRGAIFNLGLLAAAAGHLRNADLSLQNEALAVVVRERWGEAIRLHGTRLPRISHGSQVAANHGVGGALLEASSGFPHVFKVGLPALQKSLHQGADPNSAAVQCLFALMEVLPDTNLLYRGGEQGLTFAQESARAFLAAGGVHRPGWQLHAGAIHREFVALNLSPGGSADLLAATLFVYRLQS; this is translated from the coding sequence ATGAACAAACAGCCGAAAACACATCCCGGCCCAAGGTTTTTCCCCCGGCCGATCGATCGTCCTTCCCCCCGGTCCATCGGCCTGGCCGCCCTGCAGTCCCTCCATCAGGAGCTGAGCGCCTACCCCAAACCCGGGCTGGTCAGCCCTGTCGACAGCGGCAGCCACAGTGACATGGACGCCGCCACCTTTTTCCGCAGTCTCTTTTCCCTGCGCGGGTATTTCCGCGAGATTGCCCTGGCCGGCATGGGCAACGCCCCTTTTGCCGCCTTAAAGGAGCTCGGCATCGCTGCCGAAGAGCGGATGCTCAAAGCAACGCGGGGGGTCAACACCCATCGCGGGGCGATCTTCAACCTCGGGCTTTTGGCCGCCGCCGCAGGGCACCTTCGGAACGCCGACCTGTCGCTGCAAAACGAGGCACTGGCGGTAGTCGTCCGTGAGCGCTGGGGGGAGGCCATCCGCCTGCATGGCACCCGGTTGCCCAGGATCAGTCACGGCAGTCAGGTCGCCGCAAATCACGGCGTCGGGGGTGCCCTCCTCGAGGCATCCTCCGGTTTCCCCCACGTGTTCAAGGTCGGCCTGCCGGCGCTGCAAAAAAGTCTCCATCAAGGTGCCGACCCGAACAGCGCCGCGGTCCAATGCCTGTTCGCTCTGATGGAGGTCCTCCCCGATACGAACCTTCTCTATCGGGGGGGAGAGCAGGGGTTGACCTTCGCTCAGGAGTCGGCCCGGGCCTTTCTCGCCGCCGGCGGGGTTCATCGTCCCGGCTGGCAGCTTCATGCCGGCGCCATCCATCGCGAGTTCGTCGCACTCAATCTCAGCCCGGGGGGGAGTGCCGACCTTCTCGCCGCGACGCTGTTCGTTTACCGCCTGCAATCTTAG
- a CDS encoding biotin/lipoyl-containing protein yields MEIKARMPGKVEAINVNVGDKVEKGQKVIVCEAMKMKNPIPSPCDGTVTAIKVVAGARINAGDVLLIIE; encoded by the coding sequence GTGGAAATCAAAGCAAGAATGCCGGGTAAAGTGGAAGCGATAAACGTCAATGTCGGCGATAAGGTGGAGAAGGGGCAGAAAGTCATCGTCTGCGAAGCGATGAAGATGAAGAATCCAATTCCCAGCCCCTGCGACGGTACGGTTACGGCGATCAAGGTCGTGGCCGGTGCCCGCATCAATGCAGGGGACGTCCTTCTGATCATCGAATAA
- a CDS encoding malonate decarboxylase subunit epsilon: MKGLGILCSGQGNQHPEMFDLLDGDEAAGKVLHLSANLLGSPPDALARKADPRELFRNALAQPLISSLQLATWAALRNRLPTPRVFGGYSLGELPAYGCAGALSTEETLSLATRRAALMDAASPPASGLSALRGLGRAQIEGLCRETGAEMAIVNGPDHFIVGGSEEILTLLESLALETGAQTVRRLQVGVPSHTSVLAEAGRGFHSLLEASALTNPPVPILAGISGAVVRRREEGIAALTQQISQTLNWAACMAAAWEMGCRVFLELGPGTALTKMVQDVYPEAKARSVDEFRSLKGVTSWVLKHCG, translated from the coding sequence ATGAAAGGGCTTGGCATTCTCTGCTCCGGACAGGGGAACCAGCATCCGGAGATGTTCGACCTGTTGGACGGGGACGAAGCGGCCGGCAAGGTTCTCCATCTTTCCGCCAATCTCCTGGGGAGCCCTCCCGATGCTCTGGCCAGGAAAGCGGATCCCCGGGAGCTCTTCCGGAACGCGCTGGCCCAGCCGCTGATCTCCTCCCTGCAACTGGCCACCTGGGCAGCACTGCGGAACCGCCTGCCGACGCCCCGCGTCTTCGGCGGCTACAGCCTCGGCGAGCTCCCCGCCTATGGCTGTGCCGGAGCCCTGAGCACAGAGGAAACCCTGTCCCTGGCAACCCGGCGGGCGGCCCTGATGGATGCGGCCTCTCCTCCGGCCTCCGGCCTCTCCGCCCTGCGCGGGCTGGGACGTGCCCAGATCGAGGGACTCTGCCGTGAAACCGGGGCCGAGATGGCCATCGTCAACGGGCCAGACCATTTCATCGTCGGCGGATCCGAGGAGATCCTGACCCTTCTCGAGTCCCTCGCCCTGGAAACGGGCGCCCAAACCGTGCGACGCCTGCAGGTCGGCGTCCCCTCCCATACCTCGGTCCTCGCCGAAGCCGGCCGGGGCTTTCACTCCCTGCTGGAAGCCTCCGCCCTGACCAACCCGCCGGTTCCCATTCTGGCAGGGATCAGCGGCGCGGTGGTTCGGCGCCGCGAGGAGGGCATCGCTGCCCTGACGCAGCAGATCTCCCAGACGCTCAACTGGGCGGCGTGCATGGCCGCGGCCTGGGAGATGGGCTGCAGGGTCTTTCTCGAATTGGGCCCGGGGACGGCCCTGACAAAAATGGTTCAGGACGTCTACCCGGAGGCCAAGGCGCGCTCGGTGGATGAATTTCGTTCGCTTAAAGGGGTGACAAGCTGGGTTCTGAAACATTGCGGATAG
- the mdcG gene encoding malonate decarboxylase holo-[acyl-carrier-protein] synthase, translating to MNLKRHTLLDITDSGRDAILADLAGSAPDGPLLRERYAPVLLPEMAGARVPGVVRREEGPLRPGWIPVGFSAPLPGRDGRLRVAAFVRREDIATTTSPYELLLWPGPPPRNPCTGALAAARREARALGLCLGVWGSAASELYTGLPCTHQDSDLDLLVAPAPREALFEFLCKIADIERDFALRIDIELDLPNGYGVHLKELFGEGQTVLGKSLADVALFPRERLWTELPQEELPTSLPMTGGGHG from the coding sequence ATGAACCTGAAGCGGCACACCCTGCTGGACATCACCGACAGCGGACGAGACGCCATTCTCGCCGATTTGGCGGGAAGCGCCCCCGACGGACCGCTGCTCAGGGAACGCTATGCACCCGTTCTGCTGCCGGAAATGGCGGGGGCACGGGTCCCGGGCGTGGTCCGCCGGGAAGAGGGGCCCCTGCGCCCCGGTTGGATCCCGGTCGGCTTCAGTGCCCCTCTCCCCGGTCGAGACGGGCGTCTGCGGGTCGCCGCCTTTGTCCGTCGGGAGGATATCGCGACGACAACGAGTCCCTACGAACTCCTGTTATGGCCCGGTCCCCCACCCCGCAATCCATGCACCGGGGCCCTTGCGGCGGCCAGGAGAGAGGCCCGGGCCTTAGGTCTTTGTCTCGGAGTCTGGGGTTCGGCCGCATCGGAGCTTTATACGGGATTGCCCTGCACCCACCAGGACTCGGACCTGGACCTCCTGGTGGCGCCTGCCCCCCGGGAGGCGCTCTTTGAATTTCTCTGCAAAATCGCCGACATCGAAAGGGACTTTGCCCTGCGCATCGACATCGAACTCGACCTGCCCAATGGCTACGGGGTGCACCTGAAGGAACTCTTCGGCGAGGGACAGACGGTTCTCGGCAAAAGCCTCGCCGATGTCGCCCTCTTTCCCCGGGAAAGGCTATGGACGGAACTGCCGCAGGAGGAGTTGCCAACCAGCCTGCCCATGACAGGGGGTGGCCATGGCTGA
- a CDS encoding acyl carrier protein: MSDLLKNLADMVDEFATAPTLETVDRRTLADKGIAGATAAHVIEEIHTPYNLAFVSFTTGSTAFQNIVGVTHAELPERARASLKAFRLAGVSPGSHLLVSYAPLVNVFPTAALTEFGLTWNFPQRSSRDAFILTLCRDKPAVVLGESSFIRASLEEARTLGLADRIPRDLILFTAGTTLDLELLPIAETFGWQVHDLYGCQEFGWLTLDGIPLRDDIGLIPSSHQEHFSELVVGGLPMGDSFPISASGHVCRVAGQPAGEIITYRRQRTHPEYEVYVSATTLGSAETVGRVARTILRIKGRVVKVRPDLKLGAPESVLELVPALGARGCCPEVAAVFTGPGKTRMFDLMVQAQLELQQTAKTDPTWHKTR; encoded by the coding sequence ATGTCGGACCTGTTGAAAAATCTTGCGGACATGGTGGATGAATTCGCTACGGCGCCGACCCTGGAAACGGTGGACCGGCGCACCCTCGCCGACAAGGGGATTGCCGGCGCGACGGCCGCGCACGTCATCGAGGAGATTCATACTCCCTACAATCTGGCCTTCGTGAGTTTCACCACCGGGTCCACCGCCTTCCAGAATATCGTCGGCGTCACCCATGCCGAACTCCCCGAAAGAGCCAGGGCGTCCCTCAAGGCCTTCCGGCTGGCGGGGGTCTCCCCCGGCAGTCATCTCCTGGTCTCCTACGCGCCGTTGGTGAATGTCTTTCCGACGGCGGCCCTGACCGAATTCGGCCTGACCTGGAACTTTCCCCAACGCTCCAGCCGCGATGCCTTCATCCTGACGTTGTGCAGGGACAAGCCGGCCGTTGTCCTGGGTGAATCCAGTTTTATACGCGCCTCGCTGGAAGAAGCCCGCACCCTCGGGCTGGCAGACCGGATCCCCCGCGACCTGATCCTCTTCACGGCCGGCACGACCCTCGACCTGGAACTCCTGCCGATCGCTGAAACCTTTGGCTGGCAGGTGCACGATCTCTACGGCTGCCAGGAATTCGGCTGGCTGACCCTGGACGGCATCCCGCTGCGCGACGATATCGGCCTCATCCCCTCGTCCCACCAGGAGCATTTCAGCGAACTTGTGGTGGGCGGACTGCCGATGGGGGACAGCTTTCCCATCAGCGCCTCCGGCCATGTCTGCCGGGTGGCCGGACAGCCCGCAGGAGAAATCATCACCTATCGCCGCCAGCGCACCCATCCGGAATATGAAGTCTATGTCAGTGCCACCACTCTCGGTTCGGCAGAAACGGTGGGCCGCGTTGCCAGGACGATCCTGCGCATCAAGGGGCGGGTCGTGAAGGTCCGGCCCGATCTGAAGCTCGGTGCACCGGAGAGCGTCCTGGAGCTGGTGCCGGCCCTTGGCGCGCGGGGCTGTTGCCCGGAGGTGGCGGCCGTCTTCACCGGACCCGGGAAGACCCGGATGTTTGATCTCATGGTCCAGGCCCAGCTCGAACTGCAACAGACGGCCAAAACAGACCCGACCTGGCACAAGACCCGCTGA
- a CDS encoding GntR family transcriptional regulator, translated as MVKGPIPLRRSERLREIIEERIATGIYLPGMPLDETELATEFKVSRTPVREALMQLAFSGLIVMQPRRSAVVAEVSPQRICEMFEVMAELEAMCGRLAARRMTDADQHALLEAHQACKEAGEKNDPDEYYRRNEEFHSALYAASHNGFLIDECKNLKRRVSAYRRLQLRVRDRMRTSHEEHTEVYMAIVTGDGELAANLLKDHIIVQGERFADLISTL; from the coding sequence ATGGTGAAGGGGCCAATCCCGTTACGTCGTTCAGAGCGACTGCGGGAAATAATCGAGGAGCGCATTGCCACCGGTATCTACCTGCCGGGCATGCCGCTTGACGAGACGGAACTGGCGACGGAATTCAAGGTATCAAGGACGCCGGTTCGCGAAGCGCTGATGCAACTGGCTTTTTCAGGGCTGATCGTCATGCAGCCGCGGCGCAGTGCCGTCGTCGCCGAAGTCAGCCCGCAGCGCATCTGCGAAATGTTCGAGGTGATGGCCGAACTCGAAGCGATGTGCGGGCGGCTTGCTGCCCGGCGCATGACCGATGCTGACCAGCATGCCTTGCTTGAAGCCCATCAGGCCTGCAAGGAGGCCGGAGAAAAGAACGACCCGGATGAATATTACCGGCGGAACGAAGAGTTTCATTCCGCCCTCTATGCGGCCAGCCATAACGGCTTCCTGATCGACGAATGCAAAAACCTCAAACGTCGGGTGAGTGCCTACCGGCGCCTTCAGCTGCGGGTAAGGGACCGGATGAGAACCTCCCATGAGGAGCATACCGAAGTCTATATGGCGATCGTCACCGGTGACGGCGAACTGGCGGCAAACCTCCTTAAAGATCATATTATCGTGCAGGGCGAACGTTTCGCCGATCTGATCTCAACCCTGTAG
- a CDS encoding sulfite exporter TauE/SafE family protein, with translation MSLMTIMAILLGGVFAGFLTGLLGVGGGVVMVPTLYQIFLAQGVTTRTAFMTAVATSLFVMIFSGAYAAYIHRQNGLLDRNLVLWTGLGTIFGAIFGAHLLIVSDDRWVRFGFGIFLWAVAASMYLPTAKERLKGHIPSTGYKAGLVLTGILMGIVSGLFGIGGTTLVVPALVVFFGVTIHQAIATATALIVVTALSGASSYLLAGFNDPQTMIPGAGWVHPLAALVMILGAFTASRLGIRIAMRIPRPQLKGLMVVFQLIVGARFIFF, from the coding sequence ATGTCCTTGATGACGATCATGGCGATTCTTCTCGGCGGCGTCTTCGCCGGCTTTCTCACCGGGCTGCTCGGAGTGGGCGGGGGAGTCGTGATGGTGCCGACTCTCTATCAAATTTTTCTCGCCCAGGGCGTAACCACGCGCACAGCCTTTATGACCGCCGTCGCCACCAGCCTCTTTGTCATGATTTTCAGCGGCGCCTATGCCGCCTACATCCATCGCCAGAATGGTCTGCTCGACCGAAATCTTGTTTTGTGGACCGGCTTGGGGACGATCTTCGGCGCCATATTCGGTGCCCATTTACTGATCGTCAGCGACGACCGATGGGTGCGTTTCGGTTTCGGCATTTTCCTCTGGGCGGTGGCGGCGTCGATGTATCTCCCCACGGCCAAGGAGCGCCTTAAGGGTCACATCCCCTCCACCGGCTATAAAGCTGGATTGGTTTTGACCGGCATTTTGATGGGGATCGTTTCCGGACTCTTCGGGATTGGCGGCACGACGCTGGTCGTCCCGGCGCTGGTGGTTTTTTTCGGCGTCACGATCCATCAGGCCATCGCCACGGCCACGGCCTTGATCGTGGTCACCGCCCTCTCGGGGGCGAGTTCCTACCTGCTGGCCGGTTTCAATGACCCGCAAACCATGATTCCCGGCGCCGGGTGGGTGCATCCGCTGGCGGCATTGGTCATGATCCTGGGCGCCTTTACGGCCAGCCGCCTGGGCATTCGCATCGCGATGCGCATTCCCCGTCCCCAGCTCAAGGGCCTCATGGTCGTCTTCCAGTTGATTGTCGGCGCCCGGTTTATTTTTTTCTGA
- the mdcE gene encoding biotin-independent malonate decarboxylase subunit gamma, whose product MEDLIGQGRAALEMIVDPESFREGEVGDLRVTDEDFGASAVIGTAALNGEACTVIASDAMTANPKFPVVYAGIIGLEEGYKMALAVYHSIRADRDRPLAEKRPLLLIVDTPGNGPGKQEEIFGMNKATGAYQLALAEARKAGHPIVAIVVGRAISGGFLCHGLQADHVLSLGPQFHTMIHVMPITSISRITKLDIEWLQELARDNPVFAAGPDFFYQLGGVEELIDSIEAMRERVIAHVAEVRGKKLAGRDEELGPWGRGLLAAERGSRLTRRKVMQTMDDEFAAVSGRYLS is encoded by the coding sequence ATGGAAGATCTGATCGGCCAGGGGCGTGCCGCCCTAGAGATGATCGTGGATCCCGAAAGTTTCCGGGAGGGGGAAGTCGGTGACCTGCGGGTGACCGACGAGGATTTCGGCGCCAGCGCCGTCATCGGCACCGCCGCGCTCAACGGCGAGGCCTGCACGGTCATTGCCAGCGACGCCATGACCGCCAATCCCAAATTCCCCGTGGTCTACGCCGGCATCATCGGCCTGGAAGAGGGGTATAAAATGGCCCTTGCTGTCTACCACAGCATCAGGGCCGATCGCGACCGGCCCCTGGCCGAAAAACGCCCCCTCCTTCTGATCGTCGACACCCCCGGCAACGGCCCCGGCAAGCAGGAGGAGATCTTCGGCATGAACAAGGCCACCGGTGCCTACCAGCTGGCGCTGGCCGAAGCCCGCAAAGCGGGGCATCCGATCGTGGCGATCGTCGTCGGGCGGGCCATCTCCGGCGGATTCCTCTGCCATGGCCTGCAGGCCGACCATGTCTTGTCCCTCGGCCCCCAGTTCCATACCATGATCCACGTGATGCCGATCACCAGCATTTCCCGCATCACCAAGCTCGATATCGAGTGGCTGCAGGAACTGGCCAGGGACAACCCGGTCTTTGCCGCCGGCCCGGACTTCTTTTATCAGCTTGGCGGTGTGGAGGAGCTCATCGACAGCATCGAAGCCATGCGTGAGCGGGTCATTGCCCATGTCGCTGAAGTGCGGGGGAAAAAACTCGCCGGCAGGGACGAGGAGCTCGGTCCCTGGGGACGGGGTCTCCTGGCCGCCGAAAGAGGGAGCCGTCTGACCCGGCGCAAGGTTATGCAGACAATGGATGACGAGTTTGCCGCAGTATCCGGAAGATATCTGTCTTAA
- a CDS encoding class I SAM-dependent methyltransferase, translating to MAEQIQEEFGRQATRMASAPAFQDARTLRSIGAALGPAPAGRVLEIACGPGIVAEAIAPLASELVCLDATPEMLALARARLEKSGRSNVTFCEAFAEALPFCAAEFDVIVTRLSFHHFTDIQAVLAECRRVLRPQGRLIAADILSSPDPTESRLHNALEQLRDPTHVHMFSREEFLAALRFGGFESTAEEDWQQPRNFSEWARIVSVPGRTEPIREVMGALSRAGLQAGIQLHEADGDLRFTHSWILVTAVSGITENG from the coding sequence ATGGCTGAGCAGATCCAGGAAGAATTCGGCCGTCAGGCCACCCGTATGGCTTCGGCGCCGGCGTTTCAGGATGCCCGGACCCTGCGAAGCATCGGCGCCGCCCTCGGTCCGGCCCCGGCCGGTCGGGTTCTGGAGATCGCCTGCGGACCCGGCATCGTCGCCGAAGCCATCGCTCCGCTCGCCTCCGAACTGGTCTGCCTGGACGCCACCCCCGAAATGCTGGCCCTGGCCCGGGCGCGTCTGGAGAAATCCGGCCGGTCCAACGTGACCTTTTGCGAGGCTTTCGCCGAGGCCCTCCCCTTTTGCGCCGCCGAGTTCGACGTCATCGTCACCCGCCTGTCCTTTCACCATTTTACCGATATCCAGGCGGTTCTTGCCGAGTGCCGCCGTGTCCTGCGCCCGCAGGGGAGGTTGATCGCGGCGGATATCCTCTCCTCCCCGGACCCGACGGAATCGAGGCTGCATAACGCCCTTGAACAGTTGCGCGATCCGACGCATGTGCACATGTTCTCAAGGGAGGAATTTCTGGCCGCCCTGCGTTTCGGCGGCTTCGAATCGACGGCGGAGGAAGATTGGCAACAGCCGCGCAACTTTTCCGAATGGGCGCGAATCGTCTCGGTGCCGGGACGCACCGAACCGATCCGCGAGGTCATGGGGGCCTTGTCCCGAGCCGGTCTCCAGGCGGGAATTCAATTGCACGAAGCCGATGGCGACCTCCGATTCACCCACAGCTGGATCCTTGTCACCGCCGTATCCGGTATAACGGAGAACGGATAA